Proteins from a genomic interval of Arachis hypogaea cultivar Tifrunner chromosome 10, arahy.Tifrunner.gnm2.J5K5, whole genome shotgun sequence:
- the LOC114924610 gene encoding uncharacterized protein: MSSNQSSSGSAGVKENASEVVIVDDDKEEGELEEGEIDDDGADAEASVTERVQSVAECGVVASDTDSTSHKLSVREVLEGVTFANVEESFEGTCSTHGAIRNDFTDLT, encoded by the exons ATGTCTTCCAATCAATCATCTTCTGGGTCTGCTGGTGTTAAGGAGAATGCAAGCGAGGTGGTGATTGTGGATGATGATAAGGAGGAAGGAGAGTTGGAGGAGGGTGAGATTGATGATGATGGCGCTGACGCTGAAGCATCAGTAACAGAGAGGGTTCAGAGTGTTGCTGAATGTGGTGTAGTTGCTTCAGATACTGATTCCACATCTCATAAGCTCAGTGTTAGGGAGGTTCTGGAGGGTGTTACATTTGCTAATGTGGAGGA ATCGTTTGAGGGGACTTGCTCTACTCATGGTGCCATCAGAAATGATTTCACTGACTTGACATAA